A section of the Pithys albifrons albifrons isolate INPA30051 chromosome 4, PitAlb_v1, whole genome shotgun sequence genome encodes:
- the TXNL4A gene encoding thioredoxin-like protein 4A isoform X1, translating to MSYMLPHLHNGWQVDQAILSEEDRVVVIRFGHDWDPTCMKMDEVLYSIAEKVKNFAVIYLVDITEVPDFNKMYELYDPCTVMFFFRNKHIMIDLGTGNNNKINWAMEDKQEMIDIIETVYRGARKGRGLVVSPKDYSTKYRY from the exons ATGTCGTACATGCTGCCGCACTTGCACAATGGATGGCAGGTGGACCAGGCCATCCTGTCGGAGGAGGACCGGGTCGTGGTCATCCGCTTCGGGCACGACTGGGACCCGACGTGCATGAAGATGGATGAGGTCCTGTACAGCATCGCGGAGAAG gTTAAAAACTTTGCTGTTATTTATCTTGTGGATATCACTGAAGTACCAGACTTCAACAAGATGTACGAGTTGTACGATCCCTGTACTGTCATGTTTTTCTTCAG GAATAAACACATCATGATTGATTTAGGTACAGGTAATAACAACAAGATCAACTGGGCAATGGAAGATAAGCAAGAGATGATTGACATTATAGAAACCGTTTATAGAGGAGCCCGCAAAGGTCGAGGGTTGGTGGTGTCACCAAAAGATTATTCCACTAAATACAGATACTGA
- the TXNL4A gene encoding thioredoxin-like protein 4A isoform X2 — protein MYELYDPCTVMFFFRNKHIMIDLGTGNNNKINWAMEDKQEMIDIIETVYRGARKGRGLVVSPKDYSTKYRY, from the exons ATGTACGAGTTGTACGATCCCTGTACTGTCATGTTTTTCTTCAG GAATAAACACATCATGATTGATTTAGGTACAGGTAATAACAACAAGATCAACTGGGCAATGGAAGATAAGCAAGAGATGATTGACATTATAGAAACCGTTTATAGAGGAGCCCGCAAAGGTCGAGGGTTGGTGGTGTCACCAAAAGATTATTCCACTAAATACAGATACTGA
- the HSBP1L1 gene encoding heat shock factor-binding protein 1-like protein 1, which produces MAAAAAEPGGAVELPQLADQLLYRLQENFQALTDKLTLRMEEMGERINDLEKRVADLMTEAGIEENTDEELRIKKLH; this is translated from the exons atggcggcggcggcggcagagCCGGGGGGAGCGGTGGAGCTGCCGCAGCTG GCGGACCAGCTGCTCTACCGGCTGCAGGAGAATTTCCAAGCTCTGACGGACAAGTTAACGCTGAGAA TGGAAGAAATGGGTGAGCGCATCAATGACCTTGAGAAGCGTGTTGCTGACCTGATGACAGAGGCTGGGATAGAAGAGAACACTGATGAAGAGTTGAGAATAAAGAAACTTCATTAA